The Rhododendron vialii isolate Sample 1 chromosome 3a, ASM3025357v1 nucleotide sequence caaaagtgctacacacacaacagttgtgtaaaacacaacacacaaccaatctctagccgtccattgctataataaatggccaggattcgctcaaactcttccccataaaagttaaacttttccttggaagagcttttataaaatctagaccgtccaaatacatctagacggtcagaattacgcacacaatcaacacaacggttgtgcaaataGCATTTTTGTATTTAGAATTCCCATAGTGTTAATAAGCAACTATTAGACTACTTTGACTTGCAACTGTCCAACTTCTTGAGAAATTCTTCGGCAACCTGCTCTGCATCACGTTTGATAGTTATAAAAATGTCTCCTAAATAAAATTCCCTTCCCTGGATGCTAGTCTTCTGCCTTTTTCATAGTCTCTCCAAATTTGGATCTTATTTAGGATTGGATACGCGCTACAACTTTAAGTCTTTAACTACCGCTTAACCAATCAATTGGGGCTAGCCCAGTTGGCCAGGACTTTTGCATCTCACTCGGAGGTCGGAAGTTCAAATCTCTCCACCTGCGTGTGGGTGTTTTTCCCTTAGAGggacttttcttttctttctttgtttctttcctaTGATGGGCTAATTTCTaatattggttgagttgttgggcttggttatCTCGTTGACTCTGTCCCGGATTTGCACTTAGTACTCcatatatgatgtaaatgatATCTTCCATCTattgacaaaataaaaagactacAGCTTAACCAAATTACAAGGGCAAAGTCTACTTTGACCCCTTACGGTtatcgtcatgtgcggatacccccatggttcaaaattgagcacataacctacctgtggtttgaaaatgtgcggatagaccccctgccgtcatatttttcatccatattaactaacacaacattaaaataccgatataccctcatcacgtcccttgattcttcttcttttttaaatctaaccataCCATCctctataccaaaaattgaatccaaaccgttgatattgtaaattttgacgagtactacatctatgccaaaattcaaatcaatcaaaaaatgaaaagctcatggtcaaatcgattttgttatgaaattaaaatttcaaatttgaatttactaaaaattagatcactagGTTATTGATGCatgatcgagatgatttttttacagagatactatattctttatttaatacattatgaacgactcatattgcattctagaggcgtgtgaaatacacctccgttaatatgaatggaaaacatgacagcagggtctatccgcacattttcaaaaccacatatACGTAATATgctcagttttgaaccatgatgGGTATCGGTACATGGCGATTACCGcagtgaaagtggactttgccaaAATTATAACTTACACGTTTAACCTAATAATACTTAAGCAGAATGTTGCAGTATGCATGTCttacataaatttttaaaaaaaaagtatttaattGAAAGAAAGAATTACCGGTAAATTGGGGAGAAAGGTCGTCAAGTGAGGAACGTCCTCGAGGACAAATCCGTCATTGATTATCTGATCCTGATTTTGAGCTCTTATTGGTTGAACATGGCGCCAAAGCAATGGCCTTCTGATGGAGGCCTTGGGTTTGAAATTCAGATAGGGGAAAGTGGAAAGCGGCTTTATTGAGTACCGAGAACAAAGAACGGATGTATTTTCGGAGAGAGAAAGCGGTGGAggaattttggagagagagagatccattGGAAAGTTAAAGAACTGTGCGTGATCGAAACTTGAATGGCAGGAATGGTGGAAGCTTCGACAGAGAGAGCGAGAAGCTGGAACCTACACGGGTGATCGATATTGCGTCCGGCCTCAACAGTCAACACAAGGAACGTTTGATTGGACGTGAACTGGAAAAGCTGTTAAAAAAGACGAGCTCTTCCCTTCTGGGCTACCGCCAAAATAACATTTGGACTTCGGCGGGGCGAACACAGGCCGGATCGTGCGAACCCCTTTTGTTGTTAGTTTTTGGCCGAAAAGGCCATAAATTGTAATCAAATTGAGAGAatactcatttttcttttgtaaaaatatgttatcgctctttttcaaaaaggtGTTATAGGTTTTCTACGTGGCAAAAAGTCCCAAGTCAAATTTATAACGCCTTTTTACAAAGGCGAATTGTAAGCATTATAGCTCCTTTTGGAAAGGAGCTATAGGTTAAAAACTCAGACTTTAATCAAACCATCCCCATCTCTCCTCCtatttgatatttctttttctCACTCTACGTCGATCGCGACCTCCGAAGGTGCGCAATCTCCTTCCAGACAATGAACGTCTCTGAGGCCGAAGCCGCCCGAAAGTGAATCGAATCCGAAATGAGATGGATGATTTGATTGAGCACCAACCGCCACAGACGTGCTCAAAATGTGGTCAATAAGGTCACAACAAGAGAAGATGcggaaaatgaaattcaaattacGTGTCATGTGAAATGATGtttttatatgaaaattttgTACTCAGCAAGTCTTTTATTATATTAATCAATTATTTTATCCGGATGTGTTTTCACTAGTTGAATTTGTTCAATAAGTTAAGTACTTAGGTGAGATTTaagagaaatcaaattcaagAGAGAGCAAATTCATTTACTTGGTGATCGtgggagaaaaaaattaatagtacTCACAAACAATCATACTACAACAATATATGTCATTCTGTAAGAACAAACCCATGTggtgggtttctctctctaactcttctccctctctctgggGTTTCTCTCTCACACTAGCTAGCATATCCCACCATACATATTTGTAAACAAATTACATAATCAACAAACAACTAATAATCAACCACTCCTCCCTCTAACTATGTACCACATTCAACCACCAATTCGGGCTCCTCCTCTCTCGTTTCTTGGGGAAggtaatttgaaaatttctatATCATATCACTCAACTCTTTTATATCcaatctttttcaaattaaaaataattctaatttttttaacacaatcgtgaaattttttaatatctttatGGCTAGTCTATTTCTTTGGATAATACTACAAATTCTCACACTTTGTGTTTCAAAAATTGAGATAACTAACATCGGTGTTTTTGGGGTTAGGATTATATATAGCgccttttgaaaaggagctaCTAGTTAAAATTTTAGCTCTTTTTCAATATGCAGTATTATGGTTCGAATGAtagctccttttcaaaaggagTAATTAGGGTTTAAATTATAGCTCTTTTTCAAAAGGAGCGATCTACGTGGCGGCCACATGGCGCCTAACCGCTATAACGCCTTTTGAAAAGGAGCGATGtcatatttttacaaaacgtttAGAAAGATGGATATTCTCCCAATTTGATTACAATTTATGGCCATTTCAGCCAAAAACTCTTTGTTGTTACGCCACCAATCCCCTCCGAATAACAGTAGTACTACTGTATATGAACTGACGAGGGGGAGGACCGATGGTGCACAGATCGGTGCACAGAATTTACTTTCGGATCCCAGAAAATGATTCGAACAATttgcttaaaatatttttttaagtggctgtgaaaaaaatcaagtcaatcgaATCACTGGGCGTGTTCGGTCTAATATAAGATGCTGGATTTTGAATAAGAAATTAGTACATTCGATCGAGCGTTTGCAGTTTGCAATTAtctgattgagttgatttttcacagcAACGactcagaaaaatattttaactaATGGTTCAGATCATTTGTGCGGAAACAGAAAAATGGGTCTGGCGCGCTATTCTATGCACCAATGCCCATCAGTGCAATCTTATGGGTACCCAGTAGTGCTACTGACAGATTTCTCAagcacaaattgtgcacagattgtgatGTGGTACCCACTACGAATTCCACataaatgatctgagccgtttattaaatttaaaacatgttttcaagagccctcgcgagaaatcagctcaatctactacatataagtacttgatccaatcatctaacttttcagtcagttttttattggatgaaaagttggatgattggatcgaacacttaTAGGTagcggattgagctgatttctctAAGAGAACCttgaaaacatatttaaatttaatgaacagctcgggtCGTTTGTATGAAACCCGTAGTGCGCTCCACGTCACAATCTGTACACGATCTGTGCATGAGAAATATGTGGGGACAGACTTATTGTTTTTCATATGAAAGGACAATTTGATACCATCAGTATCTCATGGATAAAAGTGGTgcatttcccatttttttaatcatctttGACAGTGTATGAACACGAAACTATGCGAGGCTCACACAAAATACTCCAACACAGAAGCAGCACACATTAATCTTTAGTTATACATGCATCTAATCTATACTTTCACAGCTCTGAACTTAGAAACCTAGTCTGCATTCACCCCTGTAAAAGTTCTTCCGATCTGTAGGAAAACATTGAACATGCCCAGATTTATGTGTATGTGCTGTAGTTCCATTCCAATGCTTCCACAAACTTACAGTGCTCTGAACATTCCTGCATTTCCTTGCTTTGACAAATCAGGTTGCTCGTTGGTATGTACTTTACGTCGCTTCATTCATGCTTCGCCAGCCAGCTAGAGAAGAGTTGGAAGCAAATCCTTGACTCCTCGAATACAACGGAATTTCACCCATGGCAAATCTCTCACTCTACCTCCTCTTATTAAGACCATAGAATGCTCCTTCAAATTATGACCTCACCCCCATAGTCCACTAGAGCAATTTGAAATAATTCCCACCGATTCCTATGAAAATAGGAGACTTGTTTTTCTCATTCACAAATCCATCTTTGTTTATGCTACTCACTCAGTTTGGTCCTACTTCTGGTTCATTTTGTTACTAAAAACGGAGGAAATCCattggcaaaaaaattcaaggacTCGGCTCCATTAGAAGGtgaaaatttaagaaaacaattGTCTTTATGCAGCAAAGACACCACATTAACCAGTCTTTAGATTTTTACCTTGTCTTCCATAGACTTTAAGAACAGTTCACCCGAGATTCTTCAACATATCATATAAATCTAAAATCTTCAGCCTAATCAGATACACACAAAGATTGATGATATATTTGAAAGCCCGAATTCCATTTTAATGATAGATAGTTTGTGTTCATGCACATTGGAGGAGGTAATGGATAAACAAAATTTCTTATAGTTGCTTCATACTTTAGCAATAGTTTTCATACAGTTTGTCATTGCCGATAACCTGGTAACTTTGCAGCTTACAACCCCGGGAATTGGCAAACTCTCatcctcccaaaaaaaaaaagaggagggaTTTTGGCACCAGGCCCATCGTAGCTTTACCAATACACCATGCATTCTTGGTCGGTGAAACTTGAGCTGATGACCATCTAAAGGATCAAATGATCAATCATATGTTGTATGACATCTGCGCCGTCTGAATGCAGAGCATGGTCTTTGACCTGTCATATATTGCCCAACGGAAAATCAGTACGTACTGAGGTAATGAAGATGCAGATCTGAACTAGAAAACTTGTGCTAGTCAACAAATCAAGAGTTTTTTCTCCTAATTGTATGGAGAAATATCCAACCAAAAGCAGCAAGATAGATGAAACGTTAAGATTTTCAAACTAGAAAAAATGCTCTATTCCATCTGCAGGATTATGGCTGTAGTTTCTCTTAGACAAGATTTTTACTATTACCAAAAGAGCTCGCCAAACATTAAATAGATATTAACCATGTTTCCTGGGAAAATTTGCAAAGACAGCCACACTGCTAAGAAGGTTCACGTAAATACGTATTTGTCATAaccacggagagagagagagagagagagagagagagagagagagagagagagagagagagagagagagagagacctgaatCAGACTATGAGCAGCAGACCTCAGTTTGCAACTATGAAAACTGACATCTACTTTTTCCCACGATACACGCGATAGGCCAGTCACAAGTTCCTCTGAGTAGTAcagtccaaacaaaaaaatcagcaaaTAGTATCTGGAATACCAAGTGcaagaagaaacaaaaccaaCACCACTAAAAGATAATGCAATGCCTCTTCAAGCAATAAGATGAAttaatggagccccagcacatGGCCCAAAACAAGTCTAATATACAATAAAAGCAATCTTTTGAATACTCTAATTACAAGTTACTGAAGATCAAACCTTCCAGCTTATCTGAACAATCATTTGCTAGTGCAGTGGGTTCACACTGCTCCATGTCGTACGCCTTACAGTGTTCTTCAAATACGATATGTGGATATTTTCCGTTTAAAGAATCCTCCCACTGATGAACAATATATTGTTTGGTCATTCAATTGCAACCACAACTCACATATAGTTTAATAAAAACACACACAGAAAACAAGGTACCTTGGGAAGCTCACTATTGCGTCTAATTGATGAGGTTCTCCAGCCCACTATATCTGAGCAACATTTGGTAAAAGGAAACAAGGAGAAAATTTACCACAAAAAACGAGGGTATAATATCGAAATACTAATAGATATAAGGGCTGCATCTAGAGTGTCAACAGGATACGGTCATATTGAACATTGGAATATGCCACACGGCGTTTGAATGAACGTAATGCAGACCTGCATCAACGAATCGGTTGGTATATCAACAATTTAGTACTAGGATATTGATAGATGTCGACATCTGCAGACATTTGCAATTTGGAAAAGCAATTCACTTAACAAAGGAATGGGCTAAAGCAATATACATGTAGTAACATTCACCGTAATCTTCTATCATCCGTTTAAGTAATGGAGGCTTTCCATCATCATTGTCCACGAGAAAAAGATGTCGGCCTGTTCTTCTAAATATCAAATGAATAACAAGTCTAGCAGTTGTTTCAAGGGCAGGTGAACCAAAAAGAAAGGGTACCTGCATAAGGAAGCAAATTAATGAAGATCAATCAAAACGCAACCCCACCCAACATGGCGAATCAATGTAAAACCAGGTTATATTCTACTTATATATGCCGAAGAGAAATTGAGTTGTACGGACTGGCAGCATGGTGGTAGTGTTTCCAGTCTAGGATTAAAAGAAAGGAGGGGTTATGTGAAGCACAACTTTAGGATCCTTGAGTGCTGAATTTATCTGAAGTACAACTTTCATCTTCTGCATGGGATAAAATGCACGCATCCCGTAAAATCCACATGGAACCATGAACACCTCATCACCACAGTATCTAAAGATCAGCTAAAGGCTTGTTTACTTTCTCTCAAGTTACTCGGATACGCATTGTGAATACTGCACAAATGAAGTTACTCGGTGTTGGTTTAGTTAAGTTAGCCTGAATCACCGGACTCCAACTCTTGAATAGTAGTTGCAGAGAATGAGGTAAAGGTTAAACCATGTAGTTTGCCAGATGGCCCAAATAAGTAAGAACccttgaacttttttttttttttatcagcaaaaagaaatttcattaactcataacacgaaGTACTGAGATAATAGGGACTTGGGTACACCGGCTTGACCACCCAAAACCCTTTTCTCCTAACCACACGGAGGAAACTGATTTAGGCCCAACAGGCTGAGACCAAACCAGGAGGAAAAAATCCTAAGaaaccaacccaacccaacccaacccaaaaagaaaccctaaaccctaggCCCACACCCACACTACAGAGAACCGAACACCCTAAACAAGATCAATAAGAACCCTTGAgctttaaggctctgtttggaaaaaTTGCCAGTTTTGTGTCTGTAtgtttatgaaaaacaagaacTGAGTTTCTGTTTATTctgtaaaaaacaaaaataaaaagcatgGTGGTTGTCCTTAATAGTTggaaaataaaccaaaacaaaaacgaagAACAAGCATAATTCTAACCCAATAATGTATTAAAACATCGAACAGCAACCAGCCATTACCAGCACACTAAGAGAGAATCAATTTTGAACTTGGGAAAAATTTGCAGATTGATGGGTCTAAGTCAATTTCACCTTCGATCCTGCGTGCCAAAGACGACTTCTCTTCTTCGATTAGTGAGTGTAAGATCCAAGGGAGCCATGAAGTCAAGGAGCGATTAAGGCAGACGATTCTCCTCCGACGAACTTCGTACTCAATCATGGAGTGGGATGATCGCCGACGGCAGTTGATTGGGTAGAACATAGATCATCGttagggagggagggagagagagagagagagaggtcatgGTAGGCACTGGAAGAAATACAGTGGATATTTTCGGGAGTACAAGCTGCGGTGTAGTCAGATTTGCAAATCTAGTCGGCCATGGCTACATCGATGCCAGAGATCTACTGGTCTGTGAATTGAGGGAAGATGAATGGACATCTTCTAAAATGCTCTTAGTAGGATTGGAACTTGCGCCTACTGCGTGTTAGGTGCCAGTACTGTAGGTCCGTGTTTTGTTTGGCTGGGGAAAGTGTTTCAAAAACAAACGGAAATGCAGCTTTTGAGTTTCCAAAATTCCCCATAAACAAGTGGAATTgcttttgtattttgtaaacaaaaacacTAACACAAACAAGTTTATGGTGCCTGTTTCAAAATTtaccacaaacaaaaacaaaaaactggaaATAAAAACATTTCGAAACAGACTCTAAGAGGTTCTTGGCTAATCCTTTAATTAACTCTAACAATCAAGCTGACCAATGACTATACGTGCTATCAAACATCCCACAAAAACTACTATCACAGCTTAAACAAAGTCGCCAAAACCTCTCACAACCTAACCGTGTACTTTTTCAGATTGCATCGCATCACCCTCCTGACCCAACCCAGCAGAACCATCATGCAAGGTGAACATAAACTATCTATTTGGATAATTCAAATAAAGCTCTTCCTAATACTGGCAGAATCATCCAATGTCAGCATGATTGGAAAGTGCGATTACAAGAAAGAAACATACCTGTTTATTACCCCTAGAACCAAGATGGGGTGTAGCAGAGGTAATGAAGTTCATAGGCTCCAAACCACCTATTGTACCCTTGGACAGCTCTTCACAGGATTTAGGCAATGAATCCTCCATATTGTTGCTTCCAGGAGGTCGAAATAATCTCCCGATCACATATCTCGCCACAAGTCCTCCAACTGAATGTGCAACGAAGGAGATCTTGCGTAAACTTGGTTTTTGTTTAATCAACTCAAGAATCTGGATTATACAACATATTAGTGCAAACCACATACCAGATGTACAAAAATAAGCAGACTTAAAACATCTTCCACTGCTAACAATACTGCAAGTCTGCAGCACAAAAGGAACAACTAACCTCCTCTGCCAATCGGTCACCCATTACATCCACACCATCTAATGTCAGGCTGGCCGTATTTCGTTCACTACCTGCAAAGCAAGTCAACAAACATGAGTTTTGACCAAGCGGTCAAAATAATTGAATTGATGCCTGCATTCAGGGTACATACAAGACTTTTTCAATCTCTTCTCTTATGATCATCACTTTTTCCGGGTGGGGATACAAATTATTAGAGCAGCTACCCCTAGAAATTCTTGTTGTTCAAAAacctctttccttttcttttccggaGAACGTCTACAGCTTATAATAATGCAGACATCATTCGGAGAACAAGATTATCTATGAACAACAACGGAAATAATTTCACCAGTTTAATTAGCCAAGGCGAACAACTTTTACACCTGAATCAGTTGGTCAACATTGACAACCCCCATAAGAGAGCTAGACTGATTCAATTCATACAGACAATATTATTCATTCTGGAGATCAAACCAGAAAATCTATCACTTATTCATACTTTTGGATGAGAATTCTATATTCCTGTATGGCTCCACCCATGCAGAAAAGAGCAGCATTTGAATCAATACACACATATAAGATGAACGAGAATATCAgaaaatgatgcaaaaaaaaaaaaggggggaaacTAAAACAGGAAAAAGAATACTCCTCTACTTTTATGCAGTCAAAGGCTTGATATCAATGTTCCAGAAGGAAGGGAAGAATGAGAAAACAAGTAGTAATGCAAGTTTAATAGTTGAAATACTACTTACGATGAACAAATACTTTATCAGGTATCATTCTAACAAACTGCTCAGCTGCAAACTTCCAATCTTTAGAACTGCAAAAACAATATAGCACCAGGGTGAACATCCATACTGCAATGTGCAAACAACAGACTTTCCAATCATCAGGAGCAAGAGAAGCTCCGCAGAGCATGAGCATTCAAGTCACCAATAACTTCATAAGCATTTGATCAGATGGAAGAAAGTCTCCAAAAAAACTTGAACATtatcctctttctctctctctagcaaaaTTTTCTCAGTGGAGATATTTCCATTACAATACATAAAAGCCAATATTTGGGGATTATCAATGTAACAGTTAACTGCCACCACTAGTTTTCTTGGGTAACGAGGAAACCAACGCAAGGTCACTCAGACTCACCCCACGGGCTAATCTCAACTACACGCAACCATCTACAAATCATGTGTATCTGTAAGTCAAGGCATTGACAGCGGGAGATGTACACAGGACCTCTGAATTACAGTTGGTCCTGGATCCCTGGTGACAAACTTAAACCGTTGGACTACCCTGGTGTGGTAATTGCCACATTTTTGCCTTTAGTACATGATCTTCAAGCCTATAATTTTGAATCCAGAGGTAGATGAAACGACAACTACCACCACCCTGAAGGTAAGTAAGAATGAGAAAGTGTCTATGGAAGACAGAGGTCTGATTGACTGAGGAAAATAGGGGAAAGATAACCAGTGTTCTGTCTGAATGATGATTGCGATAAGAAAAACAATGGTATCCATAGGATAAAAATCCAAACGAAAAAGCCTAGTTACAAAACGTCGGAAACAACTATGTTCGGAGCCATTTGATATATATGGATGCACGTGCATCAAACGGCTTGTTTCCAACCCATTGATGTATGTGGATGCACGTGTGTCAAACGGCTGCAGACACAGGTATGcccggagttgtgttttaacGTTTTGTTCCTAGAATTGCTCAAATCCAAAATAACAGCcttaaagaataaaaaataaccaCGGTTTCAAGCTGACAAACTCCTGAATATAGTATATCCAGACGACAAGAGCTTCAACTTCCACATATATTTTCACAGTTTAAAGGCAAAAAATCATCGAACGACATCAAAATTCCCATTTTGCAATAAACATCACAAAACCTTTTgacaaagggggaaaaaaacaaactgaAAACTACATAAGAAAAGAATGACTGAACTTTCATCTCGACAGCGCAAAATGCAAATTAGCTACTACAGTACTTCAACTTTGTCTTCCAAATTAATTCAAttcaagcaaaaaattcatcaaaTCGAACATCAAAGAGAATAATCCACCACAAAAACGAAATTTACGAACTTGTACGCCCAAATATCTAGATATGCATATCGAATGTGTGcgtacgtgtgtgtgtgtgtgtgtgtgtgtgagagagagagagagagagagagagagagagaggatttgacCTTCCGAGAATTCCGTGGACCATGACGACAAGATGATCAGCTGAAGCAGCAGCAGATTTGTCACAACTCCACATATCTTTCCCGCCATTCACCGATTCCGACGAGCAAACACCGTTCTTCACTGTGACGTTTCCCATTCCTCTTGCTTCGCTCATTCTCAGGTCACCTACCCCGCATCGGCCCGCTATTAATCGAAAACTAGATTGTGAAGTACCAGAAACTGATCAATCTTCGAGTTAAGAATTCAAACGGTCGGGACAAGTCGGATGAGAGAGAGGGCGTGTGTGTATACACGAGGGGAATGCGGGAGGTGGTtgtgacgagagagagagagagagagagaggtgtccAGGGGgcgaaggaaaagaaaagtagagTAATAGGTAGAGAGAGAGGCCGCGTTGCGGAAAACCAAATCCAAATATAGAGCTTGGGGGAAGGGTGGAGTTGAACTTGAATGGgtttgattttactttttcaactttTATACTACTCCGTAGTAATCGTTGTTCCTACTCCTCGGGACCAGTCGCCGGTCGGTGTGATGCTACGCGTCGTGATGCTAAGGGATGGGACCCAAGTATCATCGCCCACCTAAGCAGCTTTACAACAATTTCTCTACTAACGCATTTTTGACCATCAAATGGCGGGAGGGGACGACCAgcgtaccaatttttttttgggcgtgATCATAGGGGCTTCCGACTCATCGTGGAATGTCCAgttcgagccatagctaccGTTCGGGAGGACGGGCCGTCACCACGGCACCACCTGGTGCAAAGCGGCGAGAAATCTCCCTCTTCAGTCCAACTACGGGTTAGAATCAAAGCCTAATAATGACACCACCGGGTACATGCACACATGTGCCTCCCGGGGCTCGAACCTACACAGTTATTAAAGAGAGGTAGTGACTCCCACCAACTGAGCTACCACCTTAGTGGTTCTACTGACGCATTTACTCCTTGAGGCCTTTACTCCTTGAGGCCTTCTGCCATTACACTTATTCACACACTCACACTTATAATAGGAGTAAAGCCCGCACATATTATACACATAGTGTGTGAATTCCAACCTTATTTTGAGTAAGAATATGTAAA carries:
- the LOC131320726 gene encoding lipid droplet phospholipase 1-like codes for the protein MSEARGMGNVTVKNGVCSSESVNGGKDMWSCDKSAAASADHLVVMVHGILGSSKDWKFAAEQFVRMIPDKVFVHRSERNTASLTLDGVDVMGDRLAEEILELIKQKPSLRKISFVAHSVGGLVARYVIGRLFRPPGSNNMEDSLPKSCEELSKGTIGGLEPMNFITSATPHLGSRGNKQVPFLFGSPALETTARLVIHLIFRRTGRHLFLVDNDDGKPPLLKRMIEDYGECYYMSALRSFKRRVAYSNVQYDHIVGWRTSSIRRNSELPKWEDSLNGKYPHIVFEEHCKAYDMEQCEPTALANDCSDKLEEELVTGLSRVSWEKVDVSFHSCKLRSAAHSLIQVKDHALHSDGADVIQHMIDHLIL